In Novosphingobium sp. MMS21-SN21R, a single genomic region encodes these proteins:
- a CDS encoding NAD(P)/FAD-dependent oxidoreductase yields MLRINELKLPLDHAAEDLSVAICTRLGIEAAELERFQIFRRGNDARKKHAILLTYVVDCVVKNEAEVLARFASDQNVRATPDTTYKFPVIAPDGWAGVRPVVIGAGPCGLLAALILAQMGLKPIIVERGKAVRERTKDTWGLWRKSVLTPESNVQFGEGGAGTFSDGKLYSRIKDPRQLGRKVLVEFVKAGAPDDILTEAHPHIGTFRLVTMVMSMRETIEKLGGEYRFSTRVDDFEIETAADGTRRMAGLHLSDGSFLPARHVIMAVGHSARDTFQVLFDRGVHIEAKPFAIGVRIEHPQSWIDTARYGPSAGNKILGPAAYSISHKCKNGRTVYSFCMCPGGRVVAATSEEGRVVTNGMSQYSRAEFNANSGLVVDIDPTQDYPGGPMAGIAFQRHWESLAFEAGGRDYKAPGQKLGDFLADRPSSEFGSVIPSYQPGVHLTELNKCLPDYVIESIREALPVFGRMVPGYDHPDVVMTGVETRTSAPVKITRGADCQSLNTAGLYPAGEGAGYAGGILSAAVDGIKVAEALAAQLLK; encoded by the coding sequence ATGCTTCGTATCAATGAACTCAAACTGCCGCTCGATCATGCCGCCGAAGACCTTTCGGTGGCGATCTGTACGCGGCTGGGCATCGAGGCCGCTGAGCTCGAGCGGTTCCAGATTTTCCGGCGGGGCAACGATGCGCGCAAGAAGCATGCGATCCTGCTGACTTATGTCGTCGATTGCGTGGTGAAGAACGAGGCGGAAGTTCTCGCGCGTTTTGCGAGCGACCAGAACGTGCGCGCCACGCCCGACACGACGTACAAATTCCCGGTCATTGCGCCTGATGGCTGGGCTGGAGTGCGCCCTGTCGTGATCGGAGCGGGTCCGTGCGGATTGCTCGCGGCGCTGATCCTCGCGCAGATGGGCCTCAAGCCGATCATCGTCGAGCGCGGAAAGGCCGTGCGCGAGCGGACCAAGGATACCTGGGGCCTGTGGCGCAAATCTGTGCTGACGCCCGAATCCAACGTCCAGTTCGGCGAAGGCGGTGCAGGCACGTTTTCCGACGGCAAACTCTACAGCCGGATCAAGGACCCTCGCCAGCTTGGCCGCAAGGTGCTGGTGGAGTTCGTCAAGGCAGGGGCGCCCGACGATATCCTGACCGAAGCCCACCCGCATATCGGCACGTTCCGTCTTGTCACCATGGTCATGTCGATGCGCGAGACCATCGAGAAGCTTGGCGGCGAATACCGGTTCAGCACGCGGGTGGACGATTTCGAGATCGAGACAGCGGCAGACGGTACGCGCCGCATGGCGGGCCTGCACTTGTCGGACGGCAGCTTCCTGCCCGCGCGGCACGTGATCATGGCGGTTGGCCATTCGGCGCGCGACACGTTTCAGGTGCTGTTTGACCGGGGCGTACACATCGAGGCCAAGCCCTTCGCTATCGGCGTGCGGATCGAGCATCCGCAAAGCTGGATCGATACCGCACGCTATGGCCCGAGCGCGGGCAACAAGATCCTTGGCCCTGCGGCCTATTCAATCTCGCACAAGTGCAAGAACGGGCGCACGGTCTATTCTTTCTGCATGTGCCCTGGCGGGCGCGTCGTCGCTGCCACCAGCGAGGAAGGGCGCGTCGTGACCAACGGCATGAGCCAGTATTCGCGCGCGGAATTCAATGCCAACTCCGGGCTGGTCGTGGATATTGACCCTACCCAAGATTACCCCGGCGGGCCGATGGCGGGCATCGCTTTCCAGCGCCATTGGGAAAGCCTGGCGTTCGAGGCAGGCGGACGCGATTACAAGGCGCCGGGCCAGAAGCTCGGCGATTTCCTTGCCGACCGGCCTTCGAGCGAGTTCGGCAGCGTGATCCCGAGCTACCAGCCCGGCGTGCACCTGACCGAACTGAACAAGTGCCTGCCCGATTACGTGATCGAATCCATCCGCGAAGCCCTGCCCGTGTTTGGCCGGATGGTGCCAGGCTACGACCACCCCGACGTGGTTATGACCGGCGTGGAAACGCGCACGTCAGCGCCCGTGAAGATCACGCGCGGGGCCGATTGCCAGAGCCTCAACACAGCAGGACTTTATCCGGCAGGCGAAGGCGCGGGTTATGCGGGCGGCATTCTTTCCGCGGCGGTTGACGGGATCAAGGTTGCCGAGGCGCTCGCCGCGCAATTGCTCAAGTGA
- a CDS encoding NAD(P)/FAD-dependent oxidoreductase, with the protein MSARHFDAIVLGAGAAGLMAALTAGQRGKRVLLVDHADEPGKKILISGGGRCNFTNIHTAADRYISENAHFARSSLARYTPADFIALVGRHGIAWHEKTLGQLFCDGSARAIVEMLMHECREGGVSFAFGQPISALDHGDGLYRVTIGGLEHHAPSVVLATGGLSIPKMGATGFALDIARRFGLPVVQTRPALVPFTLGEDEALFRSLSGLSAEVIARAGKAAFREAALFTHRGLSGPAMLQVSSYWEHRTPIHVDFLPDAAGDWLLDEKRNRPRATLRSVLGRRLPERLADTLADRIGLEGELSNCRDAALRTAQDQLARWEFTPNGTEGYAKAEVTAGGISTRALSQKSMESTKVPGLFAIGEAVDVTGWLGGYNFQWAWASGHAAGSSV; encoded by the coding sequence GTGAGCGCCCGGCATTTCGACGCGATCGTGCTTGGAGCGGGCGCTGCGGGCTTGATGGCGGCGCTTACCGCAGGGCAGCGCGGCAAGCGGGTGCTGCTGGTCGATCATGCCGATGAACCGGGAAAGAAGATCCTGATCTCGGGCGGCGGGCGCTGCAACTTCACCAATATCCATACCGCAGCCGACCGCTATATCTCGGAAAATGCCCATTTCGCGCGGTCTTCGCTAGCCCGTTACACACCTGCAGACTTCATCGCGCTGGTCGGCCGCCACGGCATCGCCTGGCATGAAAAGACGCTTGGCCAGTTGTTTTGCGATGGTTCGGCCAGAGCCATCGTCGAAATGCTGATGCACGAATGCCGCGAAGGCGGTGTCAGCTTTGCGTTCGGCCAGCCCATTTCCGCGCTGGACCATGGCGATGGCCTGTACCGTGTGACGATTGGCGGCCTGGAGCATCATGCGCCTTCAGTGGTGCTGGCAACCGGCGGGCTGTCGATCCCAAAGATGGGCGCGACCGGCTTCGCGCTCGACATTGCCCGGCGTTTCGGCCTGCCGGTGGTGCAGACCCGCCCCGCCCTTGTGCCCTTCACGCTGGGCGAGGACGAGGCGCTGTTCAGATCGCTCTCCGGCCTCTCGGCAGAGGTGATCGCGCGGGCAGGCAAAGCCGCTTTCCGCGAGGCTGCGCTGTTTACCCATCGCGGACTGTCCGGGCCTGCCATGCTTCAGGTATCGTCTTACTGGGAGCATCGCACGCCGATCCATGTCGATTTCCTGCCTGACGCGGCCGGCGACTGGCTGCTCGATGAAAAGCGCAATCGCCCGCGCGCCACTTTGCGCTCGGTGCTGGGCCGCCGTCTCCCTGAACGGCTTGCCGATACGCTGGCTGACCGGATCGGGCTTGAAGGCGAACTGAGCAATTGCCGCGACGCGGCCTTGCGCACCGCGCAGGACCAACTCGCACGCTGGGAATTCACGCCCAACGGCACCGAGGGCTATGCCAAGGCCGAAGTGACGGCTGGAGGCATTTCAACGCGGGCACTTTCGCAAAAGTCGATGGAATCCACCAAGGTTCCCGGCCTGTTTGCCATCGGTGAAGCGGTGGACGTTACCGGCTGGCTTGGCGGCTACAATTTCCAGTGGGCCTGGGCGAGCGGACACGCGGCGGGCTCATCCGTCTAA
- a CDS encoding ATP-binding protein, whose amino-acid sequence MNALRLKLWIALAFVLMIVAIPGVIASHALKVVRAQYSRAEASSQSLSAYQRLAVLGYTLHQERAVDPAAFQRDIKLYVDGVRSHVLNTERYINAEIRLISETPLQRTKRASRIEEELHQRENLQKIGTSLEKSLRGQPDTVWEDLVFEAIKNEERESREFQRGSIDTFSSVSDTLSLTLTFVGICGLLALIWVQLQIIRPLGNLWRGTKAMADGRYDERVDVLGTTEFRTIADSFNTMAGRVGDAARTMQQTNEELERAVGRRTLELAASNRSLERANRLRQQFLADASHELRTPLSIMRSEAEITLRDRAANVADLRSGLDRVVRLSALMGEMIEDMLKVARAEEPMLHVSIEPVDVVAAVRGCIDDFHRLVEADNGSIVLVRSPPELFIEGDKTRFDQVIRIVVDNAVCYSEKAPQIEVAICEDEGQALITIADKGDGISPEDIPHLFQRFRRGSRRAGSGEGLGLSIARSITETLGGTIGLESKLQEGTTVSIRLPLLPGPVPTDGNNQ is encoded by the coding sequence GTGAACGCATTGCGCCTCAAGCTGTGGATTGCGCTGGCCTTTGTCCTGATGATCGTGGCCATTCCCGGTGTCATCGCCAGCCATGCGCTGAAAGTGGTCCGGGCACAGTATAGCCGGGCCGAAGCTTCGTCGCAAAGCCTGAGCGCCTACCAGCGCCTCGCCGTGCTCGGCTATACGCTGCATCAGGAGCGGGCCGTCGATCCTGCGGCGTTCCAGCGCGATATCAAGCTCTATGTCGACGGCGTGCGCTCGCACGTCCTCAATACCGAGCGCTACATCAATGCCGAAATACGGCTGATCAGCGAAACGCCGCTGCAGCGGACCAAACGGGCATCGCGTATCGAGGAGGAACTGCACCAACGGGAAAACCTCCAGAAAATCGGCACAAGCCTTGAGAAATCCTTGCGCGGCCAACCCGACACGGTTTGGGAAGATCTGGTTTTCGAGGCGATCAAGAACGAAGAACGCGAATCCCGCGAGTTCCAACGCGGATCGATCGACACGTTTTCCAGTGTTTCGGACACGCTTTCGTTGACGCTCACATTTGTCGGCATCTGCGGCCTGCTTGCGCTCATCTGGGTGCAGTTGCAGATCATCCGTCCGCTCGGCAACTTGTGGCGCGGCACCAAGGCGATGGCCGACGGCCGTTACGACGAACGCGTGGATGTTCTCGGCACCACGGAGTTTCGCACGATCGCCGACAGTTTCAACACCATGGCTGGGCGTGTCGGTGATGCTGCCCGGACGATGCAGCAGACCAATGAGGAGCTCGAGCGCGCGGTCGGCCGACGCACGCTGGAACTGGCAGCTTCCAACCGTTCGCTCGAACGCGCAAACCGGCTGCGCCAGCAATTCCTCGCCGATGCCAGCCACGAGCTGCGCACGCCGCTTTCGATCATGCGGAGCGAAGCCGAAATCACCTTGCGCGACCGGGCGGCCAATGTCGCCGATTTGCGCAGTGGCCTTGACAGGGTGGTGCGTCTCTCGGCCCTGATGGGCGAGATGATCGAGGATATGCTCAAGGTTGCCCGCGCCGAAGAGCCGATGCTCCACGTCAGCATCGAACCGGTAGACGTGGTGGCGGCGGTGCGTGGCTGCATCGACGATTTCCATCGCCTGGTCGAGGCCGACAACGGCAGCATCGTACTCGTCCGGTCGCCCCCGGAACTGTTCATCGAAGGCGACAAGACCAGGTTTGATCAGGTCATCCGGATCGTCGTCGATAACGCCGTCTGCTATTCGGAAAAAGCGCCGCAGATAGAGGTGGCTATTTGCGAGGACGAGGGCCAGGCACTGATCACCATTGCCGACAAGGGCGATGGCATATCGCCCGAGGATATCCCTCACCTGTTCCAGCGTTTCAGGCGCGGCAGCCGCAGGGCCGGGAGCGGAGAGGGTCTTGGCCTTTCGATTGCACGCTCAATCACCGAAACTCTTGGCGGAACCATCGGCCTTGAAAGCAAATTGCAGGAAGGCACCACCGTATCGATCCGCCTTCCCCTGCTGCCGGGGCCAGTGCCGACTGACGGGAACAACCAATGA
- a CDS encoding response regulator transcription factor, protein MKILIIEDEVELAGALHRGLTQEGFKVTLATDGATGLELASSLAFDFVLLDVNLPDMSGFDVCARLRTTGLATPIIMVTARDEVADRIRGLKGGADDYLPKPFAFEELLARMDAVKRRIERPSGSPIQADGSVSVGDLHFDPRTMVLTRAGTPLQLTVKEMGVLRLLMESPGTVISRTEILRQVWGVEDDPLTNIVEVYLSRLRRKLHALGPPVVENVRGFGYRLTA, encoded by the coding sequence ATGAAAATACTGATCATCGAAGACGAAGTGGAGCTTGCAGGCGCCCTGCACCGCGGCCTGACCCAGGAAGGTTTCAAGGTCACGCTTGCCACCGATGGCGCGACGGGGCTTGAACTGGCAAGCTCGCTTGCTTTCGATTTCGTGCTGCTGGACGTCAATCTGCCGGACATGAGCGGTTTCGATGTCTGTGCACGGCTGCGCACAACAGGGCTTGCCACTCCGATCATCATGGTGACGGCGCGCGATGAAGTGGCCGACCGTATCCGCGGCCTCAAGGGCGGTGCGGACGACTACCTGCCCAAGCCGTTCGCATTCGAGGAACTGCTGGCGCGCATGGACGCGGTCAAGCGCCGGATCGAGCGGCCGAGCGGCAGCCCGATTCAGGCAGACGGCAGCGTGTCGGTGGGCGATCTCCATTTCGATCCGCGCACGATGGTGCTGACGCGGGCTGGCACACCCCTGCAACTTACAGTCAAGGAAATGGGCGTTTTGCGCCTGCTGATGGAATCGCCCGGAACGGTCATTTCCCGCACAGAAATCCTGCGGCAGGTCTGGGGCGTGGAGGACGATCCGCTGACCAATATCGTCGAGGTCTATCTCAGCCGCCTGCGCCGGAAGCTGCACGCGCTCGGCCCGCCGGTGGTCGAGAACGTGCGCGGCTTTGGCTACAGGCTGACTGCCTGA
- a CDS encoding PepSY domain-containing protein, which translates to MSVVLAGTPARYRTIWRWHFYAALFVMPMVVLLSITGAIYLFKPQVEAWEERSYAAFPMYGAVSPDDQVEAALEQFPGARFHTYRLPREEGDAALVHIGLPNGEMRDVFVSPQGDVLGALDPQWRIMQVVHDIHGQLLLGPRGSWLVELAASWAIVMILSGLYLWWPRGRGLAGVLWPRLHLGSRAAWRDVHAVTGFWVSGLAFVLLVTGLPWADVWGSAFKAVRAEMGWQKGVQDWTIGGRAPAPDPAADEHAEHNHGAMMAAGGAMDHSAMGHTVTGHTGHGPAGVFLTEIVAKARGEHLPFPVIVSPPGAPAKLGQKAKAAWTVRSDTQNRPLRVSITFDAKTGREITREGFAEKHPIDRVIGYGVAWHEGQLFGWINQAIGVLTALMLVAMSITGFVMWRRRKPAGMVGAPPQMRAGTAGKGVWVALCVLAALLPLLALSLAGIFVIERAILKRIPKLSAWLGL; encoded by the coding sequence GTGAGCGTGGTCTTGGCTGGCACGCCTGCGCGCTATCGCACGATCTGGCGCTGGCATTTCTATGCCGCGCTGTTCGTCATGCCGATGGTCGTGCTGCTTTCGATCACCGGTGCGATCTATCTGTTCAAGCCGCAGGTCGAGGCGTGGGAAGAGCGCTCCTATGCTGCGTTCCCCATGTATGGCGCGGTGTCGCCTGACGATCAGGTGGAGGCGGCACTGGAGCAATTTCCAGGCGCCCGCTTCCATACCTACCGTCTCCCCCGCGAGGAAGGCGATGCCGCGCTGGTCCATATCGGTTTGCCCAATGGCGAAATGCGCGACGTCTTCGTCTCGCCGCAGGGCGATGTGCTGGGCGCGCTCGATCCGCAGTGGCGGATCATGCAGGTGGTGCACGATATCCACGGCCAGCTCCTGCTGGGGCCGCGCGGAAGCTGGCTGGTTGAACTGGCTGCAAGCTGGGCGATCGTGATGATCCTGAGCGGCCTCTATCTGTGGTGGCCGCGCGGTCGGGGACTTGCGGGCGTATTGTGGCCGCGACTGCACCTCGGCTCGCGCGCGGCGTGGCGTGATGTTCACGCCGTCACCGGCTTCTGGGTGTCGGGCCTTGCCTTTGTGCTTCTGGTGACGGGGCTGCCGTGGGCCGACGTCTGGGGCAGCGCCTTCAAGGCGGTGCGCGCCGAGATGGGCTGGCAGAAAGGGGTACAGGACTGGACCATCGGCGGCCGCGCGCCCGCCCCTGATCCCGCCGCCGACGAACACGCCGAACACAATCACGGTGCGATGATGGCGGCAGGCGGCGCCATGGACCACAGCGCAATGGGACACACGGTGACGGGTCACACCGGGCACGGTCCGGCTGGCGTCTTCCTCACCGAGATCGTCGCCAAGGCGAGGGGAGAGCATTTGCCCTTTCCCGTGATCGTTTCGCCGCCTGGCGCGCCCGCGAAGCTCGGCCAGAAGGCAAAGGCAGCCTGGACAGTCCGTTCGGACACCCAGAACCGCCCCTTGCGTGTGTCGATCACTTTTGACGCGAAAACCGGGCGCGAAATCACGCGCGAAGGCTTTGCCGAGAAGCACCCGATCGACCGCGTTATCGGCTACGGCGTGGCGTGGCATGAGGGTCAGCTGTTCGGCTGGATAAATCAGGCCATCGGTGTGCTGACCGCGCTGATGCTGGTGGCGATGAGCATAACCGGGTTTGTGATGTGGCGCCGCAGGAAGCCTGCGGGAATGGTCGGTGCGCCGCCGCAGATGCGCGCCGGAACAGCCGGGAAGGGCGTGTGGGTCGCGCTGTGCGTTCTGGCCGCATTGCTGCCATTGCTGGCACTCTCGCTCGCCGGCATCTTCGTGATCGAACGCGCTATCCTGAAAAGGATCCCGAAACTCAGCGCCTGGCTCGGGCTTTGA
- a CDS encoding TonB-dependent receptor domain-containing protein encodes MKSSHFALTSALTFAFPASITTAFAEEVLAEESPTSILVVGQRDAPIEIEPRGLAVSLGQEQFAAINAFNTEDLMKYAPNFFVRKRYSGDSNGVPGFRGTHSTQSARTLVMVDGFVVSNFLGNSFGFAPKWGVVGPGEVEQFDIVYGPYSSRYVGNSMGGIINITTRDPKEAEAFATVQGMVQPYDEFSTHDSYWGGSAEAGFGLKQKDGPWSLRLTGRFFRNTGHPMTFLGLIPVAGSGGTVVTGAITDPEHVRATADGTGIPGAPGNATNPYFAAQSPARITQAQAKLKVGYDDGNLTGQFLFAYWHNEDSQTAPDCYLRDAAGVVVCEGRVRIGAQSYTASGATFSKTVRDEVLAGLKLAAPLAEDTTARLTVSTYQIAKSDGFTSNGYTTGVSGGAGTLARQNPTGWWTADLLVENKSGSHELAAGVTANAYRNDQTRYTLADWRSAAGKAFATQTFGKTRQLSAWAEARLLFDALTVTGGLRYDNWRAYEGGLKRLGTGAVAGQQVSNRYASRTDDSVDPSLSFEYRLPDATTMQLSLATATRYPTVGELFQGSLNGDGTFNPNSFDPNLKPERSHDANLLIGHDFGRFKLTGSAFYQRVRNTIFSFTGFNQNGVLTSNFKNIDLTRQFGFELIGEARDWPFEGMDIDLNGAWIDSKTLRNPSNTLAEGVQFPRIPRWRINGNIRYALSDAVQASLGMRYASRPNTDLFGQQRGDTFGFTSELFALDARVNWTVSEAFRVSAGVDNLTNDRAWVFHPYPQRTFLVEAGLRL; translated from the coding sequence ATGAAGTCTTCGCATTTCGCGCTTACGAGCGCGCTCACGTTTGCTTTCCCCGCTTCGATCACGACGGCCTTTGCCGAAGAAGTCCTGGCCGAGGAAAGCCCCACGTCGATCCTCGTCGTCGGCCAGCGCGATGCGCCGATCGAGATCGAGCCGCGCGGACTTGCGGTCAGTCTTGGACAGGAACAGTTCGCCGCGATCAACGCGTTCAACACCGAAGACCTGATGAAATATGCGCCCAACTTCTTCGTGCGCAAACGCTACTCGGGCGACAGCAACGGCGTTCCCGGTTTTCGCGGTACCCATTCGACGCAAAGCGCCCGTACGCTGGTGATGGTCGATGGCTTCGTCGTATCGAACTTCCTCGGTAACAGCTTCGGCTTCGCACCCAAATGGGGCGTTGTCGGGCCGGGCGAGGTCGAGCAGTTCGACATCGTCTATGGACCCTACAGTTCGCGCTACGTTGGCAATTCGATGGGCGGCATCATCAACATCACCACGCGCGATCCCAAGGAAGCCGAGGCCTTTGCCACGGTGCAGGGCATGGTCCAGCCCTATGACGAGTTTTCCACCCACGACAGTTATTGGGGCGGGTCGGCCGAGGCCGGGTTCGGCCTGAAGCAGAAGGACGGACCTTGGTCGCTCCGGCTGACCGGGCGGTTCTTCCGCAACACCGGCCATCCGATGACCTTTCTGGGGCTGATTCCGGTGGCGGGGTCGGGTGGCACTGTCGTCACCGGCGCGATCACCGATCCCGAGCATGTTCGCGCGACAGCTGACGGGACAGGTATTCCCGGCGCTCCGGGCAATGCAACCAATCCCTATTTTGCTGCACAATCGCCGGCAAGGATCACGCAGGCGCAAGCGAAGCTCAAGGTCGGGTACGATGACGGCAACCTGACAGGCCAATTCCTGTTCGCCTACTGGCACAACGAGGACAGCCAGACTGCGCCTGACTGCTATTTGCGCGATGCGGCGGGGGTGGTTGTGTGTGAAGGCCGGGTTCGGATCGGCGCGCAAAGCTACACCGCCTCGGGCGCGACCTTCTCGAAGACCGTGCGTGACGAGGTGCTGGCCGGGCTGAAGCTCGCCGCACCCTTGGCGGAGGACACCACGGCGCGGCTCACCGTGTCGACCTACCAGATCGCAAAGTCTGACGGCTTCACCTCCAACGGCTATACAACCGGGGTGAGCGGCGGCGCGGGCACGCTGGCGCGGCAGAACCCGACGGGGTGGTGGACCGCCGACTTGCTGGTCGAAAACAAGTCCGGCAGCCACGAACTGGCGGCTGGCGTAACCGCAAACGCCTATCGCAACGATCAGACGCGATACACTCTGGCCGACTGGCGCAGCGCGGCGGGCAAGGCGTTTGCAACGCAGACCTTTGGCAAGACCCGGCAGCTTTCGGCCTGGGCCGAAGCGCGGCTGTTGTTCGATGCGCTGACCGTGACGGGGGGGCTGCGCTATGATAATTGGCGCGCTTACGAAGGCGGTCTGAAGCGGCTCGGCACCGGGGCGGTCGCGGGCCAGCAGGTGTCCAACCGCTATGCTTCGCGCACCGATGACTCGGTCGATCCCAGCCTGTCGTTCGAATACCGTCTGCCCGATGCGACGACCATGCAACTCAGCCTTGCGACGGCGACGCGCTATCCCACCGTGGGCGAGTTGTTTCAGGGTAGCCTCAACGGCGATGGCACGTTCAACCCCAACAGCTTTGACCCGAACCTGAAGCCGGAACGGAGCCATGATGCGAACCTGCTGATCGGCCACGATTTCGGGCGTTTCAAGCTGACGGGCTCGGCGTTCTATCAGCGCGTACGCAACACGATCTTCTCGTTCACGGGCTTCAACCAGAACGGCGTTCTGACCAGCAATTTCAAGAACATCGACCTGACACGCCAGTTCGGCTTCGAACTGATCGGCGAAGCCCGCGACTGGCCGTTCGAAGGCATGGACATCGACCTCAACGGTGCGTGGATCGATTCAAAGACCTTGCGCAACCCGTCCAACACTTTGGCCGAAGGCGTGCAGTTCCCGCGGATCCCGCGCTGGCGGATCAACGGGAACATTCGCTATGCGCTGAGCGATGCCGTGCAGGCCTCGCTGGGCATGCGCTATGCCAGCCGTCCCAACACCGACCTGTTCGGGCAGCAGCGCGGCGACACATTCGGCTTCACCTCGGAGCTGTTCGCGCTCGATGCGCGGGTGAACTGGACGGTAAGCGAGGCGTTTCGTGTTTCGGCAGGGGTGGACAATTTGACGAACGACCGGGCGTGGGTATTCCATCCTTATCCGCAGCGCACCTTTCTGGTTGAAGCAGGATTGCGGCTGTGA
- a CDS encoding HlyD family type I secretion periplasmic adaptor subunit, protein MQTLRIEDLSGRVNLQDDPAPEKRIALLVGGAFFIGFLGWAAFAPLDAGAYAQGQIAVSGNRQAVQHREGGIVTGLMIREGSQVSRGQPLLTISASTLQASERGLTNEYFMLLAERSRLMAETTGAGQLANPPEFASLPPEDMPLAQEAMRAQSALHHAQRGTAQAQKSVLGQQSSEIGARIGGLAAQTVSLEKQRKSLELQLEGLRELNKRGFASTNRIRELERTIAATEGDSGQRSAEIAAARESIGQNRMQALVIDRDRSQIAGQQLRDVLHQIDEIQPRLAAVREQLGRAVVRAPASGKVVGLSVFTVGAVVGPGQALMEIVPQDKELVVKAQLSAENAQDLHVGSKVRVRFPTIHDRGRPEMTGMITTISADALTDDRTGIRYFSAEARVPRSEIESITDGGKHGTKIHAGMPVEMLATLRKRTVLDYLLEPLISMFWRTGREH, encoded by the coding sequence ATGCAGACGTTAAGGATCGAAGACCTGTCGGGCCGCGTCAATCTTCAGGACGACCCTGCGCCTGAGAAGCGAATTGCCCTGCTCGTCGGCGGCGCATTTTTCATCGGCTTTCTCGGCTGGGCAGCGTTCGCACCGCTCGACGCCGGCGCATATGCGCAAGGTCAGATCGCCGTTTCGGGCAATCGTCAGGCCGTGCAGCACCGCGAGGGCGGTATCGTGACCGGCCTGATGATACGCGAAGGCAGCCAGGTGTCACGCGGCCAGCCGCTTCTCACCATATCGGCGAGCACATTGCAGGCGTCGGAGCGCGGTTTGACCAACGAGTATTTCATGCTCCTGGCCGAACGATCGCGGCTGATGGCCGAAACGACGGGCGCCGGACAGCTTGCGAATCCTCCGGAATTTGCCAGCCTTCCGCCAGAGGACATGCCGCTCGCGCAAGAGGCGATGCGTGCACAGAGCGCATTGCATCACGCACAGCGAGGCACGGCGCAGGCGCAGAAATCGGTGCTTGGTCAGCAATCGTCGGAAATTGGCGCGAGGATCGGCGGTCTTGCCGCGCAGACCGTCTCATTGGAAAAGCAGCGCAAGTCGCTCGAACTGCAACTCGAAGGCCTGCGTGAACTCAACAAGCGCGGTTTCGCCTCGACCAATCGTATCCGCGAACTCGAACGCACCATCGCCGCGACAGAAGGCGACAGCGGTCAGCGCTCGGCGGAGATCGCCGCGGCGCGGGAATCCATCGGCCAGAACCGGATGCAAGCGCTGGTCATCGACCGGGACCGCTCGCAGATAGCCGGACAGCAATTGCGCGACGTCTTGCATCAGATCGACGAGATCCAGCCCCGCCTTGCTGCCGTGCGCGAACAACTTGGCCGCGCCGTGGTGCGTGCCCCGGCGTCGGGCAAGGTCGTCGGGCTTTCGGTGTTCACGGTCGGCGCGGTGGTGGGGCCAGGGCAGGCGCTTATGGAAATAGTGCCGCAGGACAAGGAACTGGTGGTGAAGGCACAGCTCAGTGCCGAAAACGCGCAGGATCTTCATGTGGGTAGCAAGGTCCGCGTCCGGTTTCCGACCATACATGATCGCGGCAGGCCCGAGATGACCGGAATGATCACGACCATTTCAGCAGATGCACTGACCGATGACCGCACAGGAATCCGGTACTTTTCCGCCGAAGCCCGTGTTCCCCGGTCCGAGATTGAATCGATCACGGACGGCGGCAAGCACGGCACGAAAATTCATGCAGGCATGCCCGTGGAGATGTTGGCAACGCTCAGAAAGCGAACCGTTCTCGACTACCTCTTGGAACCCCTGATCAGCATGTTCTGGCGCACCGGGCGCGAACATTGA